In Vibrio sp. 10N, the following proteins share a genomic window:
- a CDS encoding outer membrane protein produces the protein MKKIITLTIVTALSSSALADGFYAGLDLKQGSVKPLNDRNLKSEIDVANINLGYEFQLEESNWSIAPEARIGFGIGDANNPGALIYIDGSMEPATNKTGLNNAFGFAVNAKYSFDNGFYLSVAPVVTHAEFKSKFTGDMTGNTINYSDSDTHIGAIAAAGYKFNDYFSLEANYEGYNDVNFMGLGIKAYF, from the coding sequence ATGAAAAAAATTATCACACTTACTATTGTTACCGCGCTATCGTCTTCAGCTCTAGCTGATGGTTTTTATGCTGGCTTAGATCTAAAACAAGGAAGTGTAAAACCACTGAATGACAGAAACCTGAAAAGCGAAATTGATGTTGCTAACATCAACCTTGGCTACGAATTTCAACTTGAAGAAAGCAACTGGTCTATCGCTCCAGAAGCTCGCATAGGTTTTGGTATTGGAGACGCAAATAACCCAGGAGCTCTGATTTATATTGACGGCAGCATGGAGCCAGCAACCAACAAAACAGGCCTAAACAACGCATTTGGCTTTGCTGTCAATGCTAAATATAGTTTTGACAATGGGTTCTACCTAAGTGTCGCTCCTGTTGTGACTCACGCAGAGTTCAAGTCTAAATTCACGGGAGATATGACCGGCAACACGATTAACTACAGTGACAGCGACACACACATTGGTGCGATAGCTGCTGCAGGATACAAATTCAACGACTATTTTTCGCTTGAAGCCAATTACGAAGGCTATAATGACGTGAACTTTATGGGTTTAGGTATCAAAGCCTACTTCTAA
- a CDS encoding VC0807 family protein: MSTTTTKKSNPLFEILFNVFIPSFILMKFSGDEHLGTAMALVVALLFPVLYGGMDLIRNKKFNFIAALGFISVLLTGGIGLLELDTRWLAFKEALIPGLIGLAVLASTFTRYPMMQKVLLNDTVLNLSLINERLEQNGKTAAFERCLMSSNYLFASTFAFSSAMNYFLATWIVTSPAGTAAFNEELGKLTLYSYPAIAIPSMLMMFGIFYYVWRQIRAFTSLETEQIFHTK, from the coding sequence ATGAGTACCACAACGACGAAAAAGTCGAACCCCCTATTTGAAATCCTTTTCAACGTATTTATCCCCTCTTTTATTCTGATGAAGTTTAGTGGTGATGAGCATCTAGGTACTGCAATGGCGCTGGTTGTCGCTCTGCTGTTTCCTGTGCTCTACGGCGGGATGGATCTGATCCGTAATAAGAAGTTTAACTTTATTGCGGCTCTAGGCTTTATCAGCGTACTTTTAACCGGTGGTATTGGTCTTTTGGAATTAGATACTCGCTGGTTAGCATTCAAAGAAGCGCTAATTCCAGGCTTGATCGGTCTGGCTGTGCTGGCTTCTACATTCACTCGCTATCCAATGATGCAGAAAGTACTCCTCAACGACACTGTACTCAACCTATCGCTGATTAATGAACGATTAGAGCAAAACGGTAAAACAGCGGCATTTGAGCGCTGCCTAATGTCATCGAACTACCTATTCGCCAGTACCTTCGCATTTTCATCGGCGATGAACTACTTCTTGGCCACCTGGATTGTCACCAGTCCAGCGGGTACCGCGGCGTTTAATGAAGAATTAGGTAAGCTAACCTTATACAGCTACCCGGCTATCGCTATTCCTAGCATGCTAATGATGTTTGGTATTTTCTATTATGTATGGCGTCAAATTCGCGCCTTCACCTCACTTGAGACGGAGCAGATTTTTCATACTAAGTAG
- a CDS encoding ABC transporter substrate-binding protein, which produces MLAHIKKTALATAIIATAVTGFSSVATAAERSELTIHPKEFNTFVRNFNPFLGTTYLHTTTDFLYEPLVVFNEMHGNEPVFRLAENFTIADDLMSVTFDIRKGVKWSDGETFDADDVVFSFKLVQENSALDQSGINSWVSKVEKINDYQVKFYATEANSNVPYEIVKVPVVPEHVWKDIKEPTTFLNENPVGSGPFTVIDTFTPQLYVQCRNPNYWDNDNLEVDCLRVPQIANNDQFLGKVVNSEMDWTSSFIPDIDRTYAAASPNHQYWYPPSGTQAFLVNFKHKDPVKAEALSNVDFRRAFSMALDRQTIIDIAFYGGGTVNDFASGLGYAFATWSDEATHNKYKGYNTYDVEGAKKLLAKAGFKDVDGDGFVDTPSGKSFELLVQSPNGWTDFNNTVQLAVEQLAEAGIKAKARTPDFSVYNQAMLEANYDVAYTNYFHGSDPHKYWNTGYNSALQSGDGMPRFAMHFYQNAELDKLLNSFYKTADKAEQLEIAHGIQKIIAQDQVTIPVMSGAYMYQYNTTRFAGWWNEQNPKGRPNIWAGIPERLLHVLDLKPVK; this is translated from the coding sequence ATGCTTGCGCATATTAAAAAAACAGCACTAGCGACAGCAATTATTGCAACCGCAGTAACAGGTTTTAGCTCTGTAGCGACAGCCGCAGAACGCAGCGAACTCACTATCCACCCTAAAGAGTTCAACACCTTTGTTCGCAACTTCAACCCATTCTTGGGTACAACCTACTTGCACACAACAACCGACTTCCTATACGAGCCGCTTGTTGTCTTTAACGAAATGCACGGCAATGAGCCAGTATTCCGTTTGGCAGAAAACTTCACTATCGCTGACGACCTGATGTCAGTAACCTTTGACATCCGCAAAGGCGTGAAATGGTCTGACGGCGAAACGTTTGACGCAGACGATGTGGTTTTCTCATTCAAGCTAGTTCAAGAAAACTCTGCTCTTGACCAAAGTGGTATCAACTCTTGGGTATCAAAAGTTGAGAAAATCAACGACTACCAAGTGAAGTTCTACGCAACGGAAGCGAACTCTAACGTTCCATATGAAATCGTTAAAGTACCTGTTGTTCCTGAGCACGTTTGGAAAGACATCAAAGAACCAACAACGTTCCTAAACGAAAACCCTGTTGGCTCTGGTCCATTCACAGTCATCGACACATTCACTCCCCAGCTATACGTACAATGTCGTAACCCGAACTACTGGGACAATGACAACCTAGAAGTTGACTGTCTACGCGTTCCTCAAATCGCCAATAACGACCAGTTCCTAGGTAAAGTGGTTAACTCTGAAATGGACTGGACATCGTCATTCATTCCAGATATTGACCGCACTTATGCAGCAGCGTCACCTAACCACCAGTACTGGTACCCACCATCAGGTACTCAAGCGTTCCTAGTGAACTTTAAGCACAAAGATCCAGTGAAAGCAGAAGCGCTAAGCAACGTTGATTTCCGCCGCGCCTTCTCTATGGCACTTGACCGTCAAACTATCATCGACATCGCATTCTACGGCGGCGGTACAGTGAACGACTTCGCATCAGGTCTAGGTTATGCATTTGCGACATGGTCTGACGAAGCAACGCACAACAAGTACAAAGGCTACAATACGTACGACGTTGAAGGCGCTAAGAAACTGCTTGCTAAAGCAGGCTTTAAAGATGTAGATGGCGACGGCTTTGTAGACACCCCATCTGGCAAGTCATTCGAACTATTGGTTCAATCTCCAAATGGCTGGACTGACTTTAACAACACAGTTCAACTTGCAGTAGAACAGCTTGCTGAAGCTGGCATCAAAGCAAAAGCACGTACACCAGACTTCTCTGTGTACAACCAAGCAATGCTAGAAGCTAACTACGACGTAGCGTACACCAACTACTTCCACGGTTCAGATCCACACAAATACTGGAACACAGGTTATAACTCTGCGCTTCAGTCAGGTGATGGCATGCCGCGTTTCGCAATGCACTTCTACCAAAATGCAGAGCTAGACAAGCTGCTAAACAGCTTCTACAAGACAGCGGACAAAGCTGAGCAGCTAGAAATTGCTCACGGCATCCAGAAGATCATCGCTCAAGATCAGGTAACCATCCCTGTCATGTCTGGTGCATACATGTACCAATACAACACAACTCGCTTTGCGGGCTGGTGGAACGAGCAAAATCCTAAGGGTCGTCCAAACATCTGGGCTGGTATCCCAGAGCGTCTACTTCACGTACTGGACCTAAAACCAGTTAAGTAA
- a CDS encoding ABC transporter permease: MGYFLRRLSFYLVALLVAATINFIIPRAMPGDPVTMMFANATVQVTPERIAAMKELLGFVDGNYFVQYLHYMKNILSWELGTSIKYFPLSVNSLLGSAFGWSLFLAGTAVILSFSIGSVLGIFAAWKRGSKFDTFITPGMLIIQALPQVVIAMMAMFIFAIGLKWFPTGYAYTAGKIPDWTSWEFIKDVLYHAVLPLICATVIQIGGFLVNMRNNMINLLNEDYITMAKGKGLSENRVVFNYAARNALLPSVTALSMSLGVAIGGQLIIEIIFNYPGLGSVLLNAIHARDYQVLQGQLLIMTLFMLFFNLAADMLYVVLDPRLRKGGK; encoded by the coding sequence ATGGGTTATTTTTTAAGACGTTTGTCCTTTTATTTGGTGGCACTTCTGGTTGCAGCCACCATCAACTTTATTATTCCTCGTGCAATGCCGGGCGATCCGGTCACGATGATGTTCGCTAACGCAACAGTACAGGTTACCCCAGAGCGTATTGCAGCAATGAAAGAGCTGCTTGGCTTTGTCGATGGTAACTACTTCGTTCAGTACCTTCACTACATGAAGAATATTCTGAGCTGGGAGCTCGGTACTTCTATTAAGTACTTCCCGCTATCCGTCAACAGCCTGCTAGGCAGCGCATTTGGCTGGTCACTATTCTTGGCAGGTACCGCGGTTATTCTTTCTTTCTCTATTGGCTCAGTACTCGGTATCTTCGCCGCTTGGAAACGCGGTTCTAAGTTCGATACGTTCATCACTCCGGGCATGCTGATTATCCAAGCGCTACCACAAGTCGTTATCGCAATGATGGCCATGTTCATCTTCGCGATTGGCCTTAAGTGGTTCCCGACAGGTTACGCCTATACCGCCGGCAAAATCCCTGACTGGACGAGCTGGGAGTTCATCAAAGACGTACTGTATCACGCAGTCCTGCCGCTTATCTGTGCAACTGTGATTCAAATCGGTGGTTTCTTGGTAAACATGCGTAACAACATGATTAACCTACTCAACGAAGACTACATCACCATGGCCAAAGGCAAAGGGCTGAGCGAGAACCGCGTGGTCTTTAACTACGCCGCTCGTAACGCACTACTGCCTAGTGTCACCGCGCTTTCTATGTCTCTTGGTGTGGCTATCGGTGGTCAGTTAATTATCGAAATCATCTTTAACTACCCAGGCCTTGGCTCAGTACTACTCAACGCGATTCACGCACGTGACTACCAAGTACTTCAGGGGCAGCTACTTATTATGACTCTGTTTATGCTCTTCTTTAACTTAGCAGCAGACATGCTTTATGTCGTGCTTGATCCTCGTCTACGTAAGGGAGGCAAATAA
- a CDS encoding ABC transporter permease, with translation MKGFLQLVWRNGTARLGLSIIGLFVFVAIAAPLLTKHAPDKRTGNSHEYPGVIVKMAQSNPDGWVATNLADDRRTLLMSKKADHTLGTTRMGRDVWSQVAYGARVSLMVGFGAGLTVCFLATVIGISAGYFGGRVDEVLTAAMNIMLVIPPFPLIFVVAAFIGEAGPLTIALVIGCMSWAWGARVIRAQTLSLREKEFVKAAEVLGESRLRIIFVELLPNLISIVGASFIGSVMYAILMEATISFLGMGDPNTISWGIMLYNVQTSSAMLIGAWWEVIAPCLALTFLVTGLALLNFAVDEIANPQLRSHKGMKRWKKIQQQDKKEREVEVAPQNALWSGDR, from the coding sequence ATGAAAGGTTTCTTACAGCTTGTTTGGCGCAATGGAACAGCCAGACTTGGACTCTCAATCATTGGCTTGTTCGTCTTTGTGGCAATTGCAGCACCGCTGCTTACCAAACATGCTCCAGATAAACGTACCGGAAACTCTCATGAGTACCCTGGTGTCATCGTTAAAATGGCTCAATCTAACCCTGACGGTTGGGTAGCGACTAACCTTGCCGATGATCGCCGTACTCTGCTGATGTCAAAAAAAGCCGATCACACACTAGGTACAACCCGTATGGGTCGTGACGTTTGGTCACAGGTGGCTTACGGTGCACGAGTTTCACTTATGGTGGGCTTTGGTGCAGGTCTTACGGTGTGTTTTCTTGCAACGGTTATCGGTATCTCTGCAGGCTACTTTGGCGGCCGTGTAGATGAAGTACTTACTGCTGCGATGAACATCATGCTGGTCATCCCACCCTTCCCTCTCATCTTCGTGGTTGCAGCCTTTATTGGTGAGGCAGGACCACTGACCATCGCTCTAGTGATTGGCTGTATGTCATGGGCCTGGGGCGCGAGGGTTATCCGTGCACAAACCCTTTCACTACGTGAAAAAGAGTTTGTAAAAGCCGCTGAAGTTCTGGGTGAATCACGCCTTCGCATCATCTTTGTTGAGCTACTACCAAACCTTATCTCTATCGTTGGTGCAAGCTTCATCGGTTCGGTGATGTACGCCATCTTGATGGAAGCGACCATCTCATTCCTAGGTATGGGCGATCCAAACACCATCAGCTGGGGCATCATGCTTTACAACGTGCAAACCTCATCAGCGATGCTCATTGGCGCTTGGTGGGAAGTTATCGCACCATGTTTGGCACTGACCTTCTTGGTAACAGGTCTAGCTTTGCTTAACTTCGCCGTCGACGAAATTGCTAACCCTCAGCTTCGTTCACATAAAGGCATGAAGCGCTGGAAGAAAATCCAACAACAAGACAAGAAAGAACGCGAGGTTGAAGTCGCGCCACAAAATGCACTATGGAGCGGAGATCGTTAA
- a CDS encoding ABC transporter ATP-binding protein gives MSDPLISIRNLCVDYITDAGDVRACNNVSFDIGKGEVFGLAGESGCGKSTVAFSLMRLHKPPAYISGGQVLFNGEDILQYSDERMQTFRWSEMSMVFQSAMNALNPVLTMEEQFCDVIMRHTNLTREQAVKRAQGLLEIVDIHPSRLNDYPHQFSGGMRQRLVIAIALALNPKMIIMDEPTTALDVVVQREILQKIYALKEEFGFSILFITHDISLMVEFSDRIGIMYSGELIEVAPSKQILESPYHPYTKGLGSSFPPLTGPKTKLTGIPGNPLNLLEIPQGCRFQARCERVHEACTRVPTKLRQIEHNRFSNCHLYGEPIAVAQELS, from the coding sequence ATGTCAGACCCACTAATTTCAATCCGTAACCTTTGTGTTGACTACATTACTGATGCCGGCGATGTCCGTGCCTGTAACAACGTCAGCTTTGATATCGGCAAGGGCGAAGTCTTTGGCCTAGCTGGTGAGTCGGGCTGTGGCAAATCCACTGTTGCTTTCTCATTGATGCGCCTGCATAAGCCGCCAGCATACATCAGCGGTGGTCAGGTACTGTTTAACGGTGAAGACATTCTTCAATACAGTGACGAGCGCATGCAGACGTTCCGTTGGAGTGAGATGTCGATGGTGTTTCAGAGTGCGATGAACGCACTGAACCCAGTACTCACCATGGAAGAGCAGTTCTGCGATGTGATTATGCGTCACACTAACTTAACTCGTGAGCAAGCAGTAAAACGCGCACAAGGTTTGTTAGAAATCGTCGATATTCACCCAAGTCGTTTGAACGACTACCCACACCAATTCTCTGGCGGCATGCGTCAAAGACTGGTTATCGCGATTGCTCTAGCGCTGAATCCAAAAATGATCATCATGGATGAGCCAACTACGGCACTGGACGTAGTCGTACAGCGCGAGATCTTACAAAAGATCTACGCACTAAAAGAAGAGTTTGGTTTCTCTATCTTGTTCATTACCCACGATATCTCTTTGATGGTCGAGTTCTCCGATCGCATCGGCATCATGTATTCCGGTGAGCTGATTGAAGTGGCACCGTCCAAACAGATCCTAGAGTCGCCATACCACCCTTACACCAAAGGTCTGGGTAGCTCATTCCCGCCACTGACGGGACCGAAAACCAAGCTAACGGGTATTCCTGGTAACCCATTGAACCTTTTGGAAATACCACAAGGGTGTCGATTCCAAGCGCGCTGCGAACGTGTTCACGAAGCATGTACGCGAGTACCTACTAAGCTGCGTCAAATCGAGCACAACCGTTTTTCTAACTGCCACTTGTACGGTGAACCCATTGCCGTCGCGCAAGAGTTGTCATAA
- a CDS encoding ABC transporter ATP-binding protein, with product MSNFGELLIEGNNVVKDFPINSNALSQPMMRAINDVSFKMYKSRGLAVVGESGSGKSTTAKMIAKMYAPSGGEIKYRGRDIQEIKSNRDLMQYREGVQMVWQDPFGSLNPTHTIFHHIARPLLIHNKVSKGNKKELEERVYSLLEQVGLIPPKETAAKYPHQLSGGQRQRVNLARNIAVGAEVVLADEPTSMLDVSIRAGVLNLMEEMKFEKQMSLLYITHDIATARYIAEDISVMYVGHMVEWGDTDEVIANPQHPYTQLLVSAVPDPAKSIHTKLAGNKGEIPLWTPQSVGCPFAGRCAHATSKCREALPGVTKLSDNHFVRCYLYEN from the coding sequence ATGAGCAACTTTGGTGAACTACTGATAGAAGGCAACAATGTTGTTAAGGACTTCCCTATCAACAGTAACGCCCTATCTCAACCTATGATGCGAGCCATTAACGATGTCTCGTTCAAAATGTACAAAAGCCGCGGCCTTGCCGTGGTTGGCGAGTCGGGTTCGGGTAAATCAACGACCGCTAAGATGATCGCTAAGATGTATGCCCCAAGCGGCGGCGAAATCAAATATCGCGGCCGTGACATTCAAGAGATCAAGTCAAACCGCGATCTGATGCAATACCGCGAAGGCGTGCAAATGGTATGGCAAGACCCGTTTGGCTCGCTAAACCCAACCCATACTATTTTCCACCACATCGCGCGTCCGCTGCTGATCCACAACAAAGTCAGCAAGGGCAACAAAAAAGAGCTCGAAGAGCGTGTATACAGTCTTCTTGAGCAAGTGGGCTTGATTCCGCCAAAAGAGACCGCAGCGAAATACCCACACCAGCTATCTGGCGGTCAGAGACAGCGCGTTAACCTAGCCCGCAACATCGCTGTAGGTGCAGAAGTCGTATTAGCAGATGAGCCGACGTCGATGCTCGATGTATCGATTCGCGCCGGTGTTCTCAACCTGATGGAAGAGATGAAGTTTGAGAAGCAAATGTCGCTGCTCTACATCACCCACGACATTGCCACTGCACGCTACATTGCTGAAGACATTTCGGTGATGTATGTCGGCCATATGGTGGAATGGGGCGATACCGATGAGGTCATTGCTAACCCACAGCACCCGTATACCCAGCTTTTAGTTTCTGCCGTGCCTGATCCAGCGAAGTCTATTCATACAAAGCTGGCTGGTAACAAAGGTGAAATCCCACTTTGGACACCACAATCTGTCGGCTGCCCATTCGCAGGTCGCTGTGCACACGCCACCAGCAAATGTCGTGAAGCACTGCCAGGTGTCACTAAGCTGTCTGACAACCACTTTGTCCGTTGTTACTTATACGAAAACTAA
- a CDS encoding glycoside hydrolase family 9 protein, whose translation MQLLTNHIGYHANSEKRAILMASLAQHEVASAFLVDAQSDEIVLELNPIGGSKVDNWHMGVFFTIDFSQWTEQGRYYLRYQNIKSQTFEVGDSSLHNRSFSDIIHYFKSQRCGGEFDFADKSAPVVGSSQKVDVHGGWYDASGDVSKYLSHLSYANYLNPQQIPMVVWNMLKAYDLVGEKSEPNFVTSRLLEEALHGAEFLKRMQHPSGYFYMTVFDKWSKDTAQREICAYETQLGHKKSDFEAGFRQGGGMSIAALAKTSQVASLSREQSHDYLEAAKKGYWHLKEHNSRYLNDQTANIIDEYCALMASIALFQASGEQQYLSEVRDWVEALSQRAQSDQQHSFYWSANSDGSRPYFHAAEAGLPVIALTEYLAIEPDRQRALQVQSLLTQACQFEVSITDETYNPFSYPRQYVKAVDGEKHNAFFVPHNNESGYWWQGENARIASLASMALLAQPHLVNDELKTQLEHYANGCINWILGANPYDMCMLDGHGHNNPDYLPEIGFFNALGGVCNGITSGFEDESDIAFKPEKQKDDMLQNWRWGEQWIPHAGWLLLALALWQQHYKK comes from the coding sequence ATGCAGCTGCTGACCAACCACATTGGCTACCACGCGAACAGCGAGAAGCGTGCCATCTTGATGGCATCACTCGCTCAACATGAAGTTGCAAGCGCATTCTTAGTCGATGCGCAAAGTGACGAGATTGTGCTTGAGCTTAATCCTATCGGTGGCTCCAAAGTGGATAATTGGCATATGGGTGTTTTCTTCACCATCGACTTTAGTCAGTGGACAGAGCAAGGCCGCTACTATTTGCGTTACCAAAACATCAAATCACAAACGTTTGAAGTGGGTGACAGCTCACTCCACAACCGCAGTTTCTCCGACATTATTCACTACTTCAAATCGCAGCGCTGTGGCGGTGAGTTTGATTTCGCAGACAAGAGCGCACCCGTTGTGGGGAGCTCACAAAAGGTTGATGTGCACGGCGGTTGGTATGACGCTTCTGGTGATGTGAGTAAGTATTTAAGTCACCTGTCCTATGCCAACTACCTAAACCCCCAGCAAATTCCTATGGTGGTTTGGAACATGCTCAAAGCCTACGACTTGGTAGGCGAAAAATCAGAGCCAAACTTTGTCACATCACGACTGCTTGAAGAGGCGTTGCATGGCGCAGAATTCCTTAAGCGCATGCAGCACCCGAGCGGCTACTTCTACATGACGGTGTTTGATAAGTGGAGCAAAGATACCGCGCAGCGAGAAATTTGTGCCTACGAAACGCAGCTTGGTCATAAGAAAAGTGACTTCGAAGCAGGCTTTCGCCAAGGCGGTGGCATGAGCATCGCGGCGCTTGCGAAAACCAGTCAGGTTGCGAGTCTGTCTCGCGAGCAATCACACGACTATTTGGAAGCGGCGAAAAAAGGCTATTGGCACCTTAAAGAGCACAACAGCCGTTATTTGAACGACCAAACCGCTAACATTATCGACGAATACTGCGCATTAATGGCCAGCATCGCTCTGTTCCAAGCCAGCGGCGAGCAGCAATACTTGAGCGAAGTTCGCGACTGGGTCGAGGCGCTAAGTCAACGCGCTCAAAGTGACCAGCAGCACAGCTTCTACTGGTCAGCGAACTCGGATGGTAGCCGCCCTTATTTCCACGCTGCAGAAGCCGGATTGCCAGTGATCGCACTGACTGAATATCTTGCTATCGAGCCAGATCGCCAGCGTGCATTGCAAGTTCAATCTCTGCTGACCCAAGCCTGTCAGTTTGAAGTGTCTATCACTGATGAGACCTACAACCCATTTAGTTACCCTAGACAATATGTAAAAGCGGTCGATGGCGAGAAACACAATGCGTTTTTCGTTCCCCACAACAACGAATCGGGTTACTGGTGGCAAGGGGAAAATGCCCGCATCGCTTCTCTTGCTTCCATGGCGCTATTAGCTCAGCCGCATCTTGTTAATGATGAGCTTAAAACTCAGCTCGAACACTATGCCAATGGCTGTATTAACTGGATCCTCGGCGCTAACCCATACGACATGTGCATGCTCGATGGGCATGGCCACAACAATCCAGATTACCTACCTGAGATTGGCTTTTTTAACGCTCTAGGCGGCGTGTGTAATGGCATCACATCTGGGTTTGAAGATGAATCCGATATCGCCTTCAAACCAGAAAAACAGAAAGACGACATGCTACAGAATTGGCGCTGGGGAGAGCAATGGATCCCTCACGCAGGCTGGCTTCTGCTGGCTTTAGCGCTGTGGCAACAACACTATAAAAAATAA
- a CDS encoding N-acetylglucosamine kinase — MARYKVGIDGGGTSCRARIIDDNNNIIGEAKSGSANIMLGAELAMQSIIDSIEQAAMQGGLDASSFSQMDVGLALAGAEHKASYHAFMNTAHPFASVTLNTDGYGACLGAHQGEDGAIMIAGTGSVGLCIQGDQQHVVGGREFPISDQGGGAVMGLRLIQQVLLIQDGIKPASPLAEIVMTHFNHDIDAIVEWSKSALPRDYGQFSPAIFEYAYLNDSLAKALLQQTADDIEMFLCALNQRGADKICLMGSIAERIFDWLSPAAQRWIVAPQGDAMDGALMMAGIEKHNLY, encoded by the coding sequence ATGGCTAGGTATAAAGTAGGTATCGATGGTGGGGGAACCTCCTGCCGCGCTCGAATTATCGATGACAATAACAATATCATTGGCGAAGCCAAAAGCGGCAGTGCCAACATCATGCTCGGCGCTGAATTGGCCATGCAATCTATCATCGACTCCATCGAGCAAGCAGCAATGCAAGGCGGCTTAGACGCGTCATCGTTTTCACAGATGGACGTTGGCCTTGCGCTTGCCGGTGCCGAACACAAAGCCAGTTATCACGCCTTTATGAATACCGCACATCCGTTTGCCAGTGTGACACTCAACACCGATGGCTATGGTGCTTGTTTAGGTGCCCATCAAGGCGAAGATGGCGCAATTATGATCGCTGGCACTGGCTCTGTTGGTCTTTGCATTCAGGGTGATCAGCAGCATGTCGTTGGCGGCCGAGAATTCCCAATCTCCGACCAGGGCGGCGGCGCAGTAATGGGGCTTAGACTGATTCAGCAAGTGCTGCTCATTCAAGACGGCATTAAGCCCGCTTCCCCTCTCGCTGAGATTGTTATGACCCATTTCAACCACGATATTGATGCGATTGTTGAGTGGTCTAAAAGCGCTTTGCCGCGTGATTATGGGCAGTTTTCACCGGCAATTTTTGAATACGCCTACCTCAACGACAGCTTAGCCAAAGCGCTGCTACAACAGACCGCTGACGATATTGAAATGTTCCTTTGCGCGCTAAACCAGCGCGGTGCTGACAAGATCTGCCTGATGGGCAGCATCGCTGAACGCATCTTCGATTGGTTATCGCCTGCCGCACAGCGCTGGATCGTAGCTCCACAAGGAGATGCGATGGATGGTGCCTTGATGATGGCAGGCATTGAGAAACACAACCTGTACTAG